The Salvelinus fontinalis isolate EN_2023a chromosome 24, ASM2944872v1, whole genome shotgun sequence genome has a segment encoding these proteins:
- the LOC129821672 gene encoding olfactory receptor 13G1-like: MEPNNRTTYTVTEFLITGLDEVQHPKLVGAAILFVLFLILIGSITNICVIAFNKPLHTPMYFFICSLAMVDIVYTSGISVTMLNVLLGEERRVPYAPSLIFFSYMKIVHVVIHMSSSKDRRKTFSTCVSHMIVVACFFIPKVLLMRFEGA, translated from the exons ATGGAGCCAAACAACAGAACAACATATACGGTAACAGAATTCCTCATCACAGGATTGGATGAAGTACAACACCCAAAGCTGGTGGGAGCAGCCATTTTGTTCGTCCTCTTTCTCATTCTGATCGGAAGCATCACCAACATTTGTGTCATAGCATTCAACAAGCCTCTGCATACCCCCATGTACTTTTTTATTTGCTCACTAGCAATGGTAGACATAGTATACACCAGCGGCATTAGTGTTACAATGCTTAACGTTCTCCTTGGTGAGGAGAGAAGAGTCCCCTATGCACCCT CCTTGATATTCTTCTCATACATGAAGATAGTTCATGTAGTGATACACATGTCTTCATCCAAAGACAGGAGGAAAACATTTAGcacctgtgtctctcacatgatAGTGGTGGCTTGCTTCTTTATCCCCAAGGTGTTGTTAAT GAGATTCGAGGGCgcctga